The Sorangiineae bacterium MSr11367 genome window below encodes:
- a CDS encoding protein kinase, whose product MGVVYRARDRECDGATVALKVLPPFGNRHHFRERFYREAYMLSQLQHPGIVAYIDHGVTCTELPFLAMEWLDGEDLSDRLDHDGLSLVDTLRLLSGVADALSAAHRRGFVHRDLKPENIFLRHGRPDAPTLLDFGVARLVRSELTAAGLAVGTPLYMAPEQARGEPDVGPTADVFAFGCVMYKCLTGRTPFADGHPTVVVASILMDDFPPLHTLRPDLPESLGLLLQRLLAKDPARRPKDANALLEELRALGSLSDTPAPGKIMRALGTGSPSDEQQLVSVILVVDEEVTEFPSPDASLKRTSRRAQRQVLGDVLRTRFDARVEVLLDGSMIVTLAQTERMTATDQAVQAARCALFLSEQLASPRVVITTGRGVVVGEHLPSGEVLERANRLLLHGTASGIRLDDTTAHLLDARFQKRRTNFGFFVLDSELAIDDARPLLGKPTPFVGRDRELPQLQLLLAECCEDSVARLAVLIAPPGVGKSRLRHEFVRRVQQGREVDVWFGRSDPTRAGRPYGLLADALRHLVDLRDGEDTFVQQRKLEEAVRRHVPATEARFVTEFLGELCGVPFPSATSVKLRHARTEPRTMVAQVTAALIAFLRAECSARPVLLVLEDLHWGDALTVRLIDASLRECHDQPLMVLALARPEIEELYPKLWLERKRQVFWLDGLSHRASKQLIAAALGPNVAPEIVTRIVEQAAGNALFLEELIRFVAEGRSDVMPDTVLAMLQARLRRLEPELRRILRAASVYGDTFWRGGVLALLDHRVSPDRLDERLDELVHCELITRNATSRVLGDTEYAFRHALVREAAHSMLTDEDREAWHRAAAEFLESMGESDAHVLAEHYALGGDKDRAAVLYARAAADALNHANLRGVTSLAERGIGCGATGNLRGILRSVQARVAMLEGDYGKGRELVSEALSLLPRGGIDWCYAVGTMAFGAAPSPVNHQEILLWGDVLRATDPEPGAAGAYIDSLRILVNILSFFGRHAEVQTCLTRMDWVANVSGNLSARGSWELSRALSGWYLSRDPWSAWVAAARAESIFETLNYPRLLANARIYGGLLLTHLGDVDGGEEKLRTARAEAVQDGDTWTSGMATCQLAMTLADKDDGASREEAEQLLWTFLNDRTGDHHLKGFAKAILAHILLDRGALDAAEQHVRHALETLTSIVVLRPYAEAARLNILLHGGRLAEARERAGAELAWLEQCGGAGFVEGRLRLAVFEAYASSGDPRARSILDGAIEQILCRAEAIPDLAMRKRFVEHNAINQRTLEKGSLGPLPPSSLARHRLARAVTARPDETTHCDRTSVARSSVSSRSKA is encoded by the coding sequence ATGGGCGTCGTGTATCGCGCGCGCGATCGCGAATGCGATGGGGCCACGGTGGCGCTCAAGGTGCTCCCGCCGTTCGGGAACCGTCATCACTTTCGCGAGCGATTCTACCGGGAAGCGTACATGCTCTCGCAGCTGCAGCATCCCGGCATCGTCGCGTACATCGATCACGGCGTCACGTGCACGGAGCTTCCCTTTCTGGCGATGGAGTGGCTCGACGGAGAAGATCTAAGCGATCGCCTCGACCACGACGGCCTCTCGCTGGTCGATACCCTCCGTCTTCTCTCCGGTGTGGCCGATGCGCTTTCGGCGGCGCATCGGCGGGGCTTCGTGCACCGTGACCTCAAGCCCGAGAACATCTTCCTCCGTCATGGACGCCCCGATGCGCCAACGTTGCTCGACTTTGGTGTGGCGCGGCTCGTGCGGTCCGAGCTGACGGCGGCAGGGCTCGCCGTTGGAACTCCGCTTTATATGGCGCCCGAGCAAGCACGCGGCGAACCGGACGTCGGGCCAACCGCCGACGTGTTCGCATTTGGGTGCGTGATGTACAAATGCCTGACCGGACGAACGCCCTTTGCGGACGGACATCCGACGGTCGTCGTGGCGAGCATCCTCATGGACGACTTTCCACCGCTGCACACGCTCAGGCCCGACCTTCCGGAGAGCCTGGGCCTGCTGCTCCAACGCTTGCTCGCCAAAGACCCTGCACGGCGACCCAAGGATGCCAACGCGCTGCTCGAGGAGCTTCGTGCCCTGGGCTCTCTTTCGGACACTCCGGCGCCCGGAAAAATCATGCGCGCGTTGGGTACGGGGTCTCCTTCCGACGAGCAACAGTTGGTGAGCGTCATCCTGGTGGTCGACGAGGAGGTGACCGAGTTTCCGTCGCCCGACGCATCGCTCAAGAGGACCAGCCGAAGAGCGCAACGGCAGGTCCTCGGCGACGTGCTGCGAACACGCTTCGACGCTCGGGTCGAGGTTCTCCTCGACGGGTCGATGATCGTGACCTTGGCACAAACGGAGCGCATGACCGCCACCGATCAGGCCGTGCAGGCCGCTCGGTGCGCGCTCTTTCTGAGCGAACAGCTCGCCTCACCGCGCGTGGTGATCACGACGGGGCGAGGCGTCGTCGTCGGGGAGCACCTGCCCAGCGGAGAAGTTCTCGAACGCGCCAATCGGCTCCTGCTTCACGGCACGGCGAGCGGCATTCGGCTGGACGATACGACCGCGCATCTGCTCGATGCCCGTTTTCAAAAGAGGCGAACGAACTTCGGCTTCTTCGTCTTGGACTCCGAGCTGGCCATCGACGACGCACGCCCGCTGCTCGGCAAGCCCACCCCGTTCGTCGGCCGCGACCGCGAGCTGCCGCAACTACAGCTGCTCCTCGCCGAATGCTGTGAGGACTCGGTCGCGCGCCTCGCCGTGCTGATCGCGCCACCGGGAGTGGGAAAGTCGCGCCTGCGTCACGAGTTCGTCCGCCGCGTGCAGCAAGGACGCGAGGTCGACGTTTGGTTCGGACGAAGCGATCCGACCCGCGCAGGGAGACCCTATGGCCTGCTGGCCGATGCGCTGCGGCACCTCGTCGACCTCCGCGACGGCGAAGATACCTTCGTCCAGCAGCGCAAGCTCGAAGAAGCCGTGCGGCGCCATGTCCCGGCGACCGAAGCCCGATTCGTCACCGAGTTTCTCGGCGAACTCTGCGGAGTGCCGTTTCCCTCGGCGACGAGCGTCAAGCTGCGGCACGCGCGAACGGAGCCGCGCACCATGGTCGCGCAGGTGACCGCCGCCCTCATCGCGTTCTTGCGCGCGGAGTGCAGCGCCCGCCCCGTGCTGCTCGTCCTCGAAGATCTGCATTGGGGAGACGCGCTCACCGTGCGCCTGATCGACGCCTCGTTGCGCGAGTGCCACGACCAGCCCTTGATGGTCCTCGCCCTGGCACGACCCGAGATCGAGGAGCTTTATCCGAAGCTTTGGCTCGAGCGCAAACGGCAGGTTTTCTGGCTCGACGGGTTGAGCCATCGGGCGAGCAAGCAGCTCATTGCCGCCGCCCTCGGGCCCAACGTGGCCCCCGAGATCGTGACGAGGATCGTCGAACAGGCCGCAGGCAACGCGCTCTTTTTGGAAGAGTTGATCCGGTTCGTCGCGGAGGGTCGATCCGATGTGATGCCGGATACCGTGCTGGCCATGTTGCAGGCGAGGCTGCGGCGCCTCGAACCGGAGTTGCGACGGATCCTCCGGGCGGCAAGCGTCTACGGTGACACGTTCTGGCGCGGTGGCGTTCTCGCCTTGCTGGACCATCGCGTGTCCCCCGACCGCCTCGACGAGCGGCTGGACGAGCTGGTTCATTGCGAGCTCATTACGAGAAATGCCACGAGCCGGGTTCTCGGCGATACCGAATATGCATTTCGCCACGCGCTCGTGCGCGAGGCGGCGCACAGCATGCTGACCGACGAAGACCGAGAGGCCTGGCATCGCGCGGCGGCCGAGTTCCTCGAGTCGATGGGCGAAAGCGATGCCCACGTCCTCGCCGAGCATTATGCCTTGGGCGGCGACAAGGACCGGGCGGCGGTGCTCTATGCACGCGCCGCCGCGGACGCGCTCAACCACGCGAACTTGCGCGGGGTCACCTCCCTCGCCGAGCGCGGAATCGGGTGCGGTGCGACCGGGAATCTCCGGGGGATCCTCCGCTCCGTCCAGGCGCGGGTGGCCATGTTGGAAGGCGACTATGGCAAAGGGCGGGAGCTCGTGTCCGAGGCGCTGTCGCTGCTCCCGCGGGGTGGGATCGACTGGTGCTACGCCGTGGGGACCATGGCCTTCGGGGCGGCGCCCTCGCCGGTCAACCACCAGGAGATCTTGCTCTGGGGCGACGTGCTGCGGGCGACCGATCCCGAGCCCGGCGCCGCCGGTGCGTACATCGACTCGTTGCGCATTCTGGTGAACATCCTGAGCTTCTTCGGGCGTCATGCGGAGGTGCAGACCTGCTTGACCCGAATGGACTGGGTCGCCAACGTCAGCGGCAACCTCAGTGCCCGAGGCTCGTGGGAACTCTCGCGCGCGCTGTCGGGTTGGTACCTTTCCCGCGATCCTTGGTCGGCCTGGGTGGCGGCCGCCCGCGCGGAGAGCATCTTCGAAACACTGAACTACCCACGGCTCCTCGCGAACGCGCGGATCTATGGGGGCCTGTTGCTCACCCACCTCGGCGACGTCGACGGGGGAGAAGAAAAGCTGCGCACCGCCCGCGCAGAAGCCGTCCAGGACGGCGATACGTGGACCAGCGGCATGGCCACGTGCCAGCTTGCGATGACCTTGGCCGACAAAGACGACGGCGCTTCGCGCGAGGAAGCCGAGCAGCTCCTCTGGACGTTCTTGAACGACCGCACGGGCGACCACCACTTGAAGGGATTCGCCAAGGCCATCCTGGCGCACATTCTTCTGGACCGAGGTGCCCTCGATGCGGCCGAACAGCACGTGCGGCACGCGCTCGAGACGCTCACCAGCATCGTGGTGCTGCGTCCGTACGCCGAAGCCGCGCGGTTGAACATCTTGCTCCACGGCGGCAGGCTTGCGGAGGCGCGTGAGCGCGCGGGCGCGGAACTGGCCTGGCTCGAGCAGTGCGGGGGTGCGGGCTTCGTCGAGGGGCGGCTTCGGCTGGCCGTGTTCGAGGCTTATGCCTCGTCCGGAGACCCGCGCGCGCGGAGCATTCTCGATGGCGCGATCGAACAAATCCTATGCCGCGCCGAGGCCATCCCGGATCTGGCCATGCGAAAACGCTTCGTCGAACACAATGCCATCAACCAGCGCACCCTCGAGAAGGGATCGCTCGGCCCCCTTCCACCGAGTTCACTCGCCCGTCACCGACTCGCGCGCGCGGTCACCGCACGACCCGACGAGACTACACACTGTGACCGAACGTCTGTCGCACGAAGTAGCGTGTCATCGCGTTCGAAAGCTTGA
- a CDS encoding RidA family protein — translation MAKRDAVFPSGRQALYEMHRYSAAIRSGDFLFVSGQVGSREDGSPEPVFEKQVQLAFDNLAAVLKAAGCTFDDVVDVTTFHTDPKAQLETVLAVRQKAIGDPPYPNWTAVGVTWLAGFDFEIKVIARLPPST, via the coding sequence ATGGCCAAACGTGATGCAGTCTTCCCTTCCGGTCGTCAGGCTCTCTACGAAATGCATCGCTATTCGGCGGCGATCCGCTCGGGCGACTTTCTGTTCGTCTCGGGCCAGGTGGGCAGCCGCGAGGACGGTTCGCCGGAGCCCGTCTTCGAAAAGCAGGTCCAGCTTGCCTTCGACAACCTCGCCGCCGTGCTGAAGGCCGCCGGTTGCACCTTCGACGACGTCGTGGACGTGACGACCTTCCACACCGATCCGAAAGCGCAGTTGGAGACGGTCCTGGCCGTTCGACAAAAGGCGATCGGGGACCCGCCTTATCCGAACTGGACCGCGGTCGGCGTAACTTGGCTCGCGGGCTTCGACTTCGAAATCAAAGTCATCGCGCGCCTTCCCCCGTCGACCTGA